In a single window of the Dinghuibacter silviterrae genome:
- a CDS encoding sigma-54 interaction domain-containing protein — protein MDIQSIKNRFGIIGNAPALNYALSVAAQVAGTDLSVLIVGESGVGKEVFSQVIHTLSARKHNPFIAVNCGAIPEGTIDSELFGHEKGAFTGAVDSRKGYFETVSGGTIFLDEIGEMPLGTQARLLRVLETGEFIRVGSSKVQKTDVRVICATNKDLLEFTQSGKFREDLYYRMSTVPIRVPALRERPEDIPLLFRKFATDFAERYRTTPVLPDDDARRALIAYNWPGNVRELKNIAEQISVLSQNKVLTATELRQFLPEGSNNRLPVLAPQSANGHEFNNEREILYKLFFDMKKDVTELKKMFFDVLQNPQAVNPSSLSALKPEGAFNELAPADYAHQPVITSPSTLPVLLDHNDIHEHVEVEESLNIMDKEKELIVKALKKHKGKRKDAALDLGISERTLYRKLKEYDIDE, from the coding sequence ATGGACATACAATCGATAAAAAACAGGTTTGGCATTATAGGGAACGCCCCTGCCCTGAACTACGCGCTGAGCGTGGCGGCGCAGGTGGCGGGGACGGATCTGAGCGTACTCATCGTGGGGGAAAGCGGTGTGGGGAAGGAGGTGTTTTCGCAGGTGATCCATACGCTGTCCGCCCGCAAGCATAACCCCTTTATTGCCGTGAACTGCGGCGCGATCCCGGAAGGGACGATAGATTCTGAATTGTTTGGTCACGAAAAGGGCGCGTTCACCGGGGCGGTGGACAGCCGTAAAGGTTATTTCGAAACGGTCAGCGGGGGTACCATTTTCCTGGACGAAATCGGGGAAATGCCGCTGGGGACCCAGGCACGTTTGTTGCGTGTCCTGGAAACGGGCGAATTCATCCGGGTGGGGTCTTCGAAGGTGCAAAAAACGGACGTGCGGGTAATCTGCGCGACCAACAAGGACCTCCTGGAGTTTACACAGTCGGGGAAGTTCCGCGAGGACCTGTATTACCGGATGAGTACCGTACCCATTCGGGTGCCCGCGCTGAGGGAGCGGCCGGAGGATATTCCTTTACTGTTCCGGAAATTCGCGACGGACTTTGCGGAGCGTTACCGGACGACCCCGGTGCTCCCGGACGATGACGCACGCCGGGCGCTGATCGCCTATAACTGGCCGGGAAATGTGCGGGAGTTGAAAAATATTGCGGAGCAGATCTCCGTTTTATCCCAGAACAAAGTGCTGACGGCGACGGAACTTCGGCAGTTTCTGCCGGAAGGAAGCAACAACCGGTTGCCGGTCCTGGCACCGCAAAGCGCTAACGGGCACGAGTTTAACAACGAGCGGGAGATCTTGTATAAGTTGTTTTTTGATATGAAAAAGGACGTGACCGAGCTGAAGAAGATGTTTTTCGACGTCCTTCAAAACCCGCAGGCGGTCAATCCGTCGAGCCTGTCGGCGCTAAAACCGGAAGGGGCGTTTAATGAGCTGGCCCCGGCGGACTACGCCCACCAGCCGGTGATCACGTCTCCGTCTACCCTACCCGTACTCCTGGACCATAACGACATCCACGAACACGTGGAGGTCGAGGAGTCGTTGAACATTATGGACAAGGAAAAAGAGCTGATCGTCAAGGCGCTCAAAAAACACAAGGGCAAGCGTAAGGACGCGGCCCTGGACCTGGGGATCAGCGAACGCACCCTGTATCGCAAGTTGAAAGAGTATGACATTGATGAGTAA
- the lptE gene encoding LPS assembly lipoprotein LptE gives MYRYLFLLPLIALVAGCKVYSFSGASIDPKVKTIKLDNFENKAQFINPSLAPQLQDAVRKKVVGQTRLTQTNSDNADYEVGGYISSYGVSTSGISNQQASSSRLVATFHIVFHNHLDPTGKNVTPADFEDDVTSSIDFPANQSFSAVESQLLSSIVTNMSNDIFNRLFSNW, from the coding sequence ATGTATCGCTACCTATTCCTATTGCCGTTGATTGCCCTGGTGGCCGGTTGCAAGGTGTATTCCTTTAGCGGGGCCTCGATCGATCCGAAGGTAAAGACCATCAAGCTGGACAATTTCGAGAACAAAGCACAGTTTATCAACCCTTCGCTGGCGCCGCAGCTGCAGGATGCGGTGCGCAAAAAGGTGGTGGGGCAAACGCGCCTGACGCAGACCAACTCGGACAATGCGGACTATGAGGTCGGGGGCTATATCTCGTCTTATGGGGTAAGCACCTCGGGCATCAGCAACCAGCAGGCGTCCAGTTCCAGGCTGGTGGCGACTTTCCACATTGTTTTCCATAACCATCTGGACCCCACGGGCAAGAACGTGACCCCAGCGGACTTTGAGGACGACGTGACGAGCAGCATCGACTTCCCCGCAAACCAGAGCTTTTCGGCGGTGGAATCCCAGCTGCTGTCCTCGATCGTGACGAACATGTCCAACGATATTTTCAACCGGCTTTTCTCCAACTGGTAA